The stretch of DNA GTTAGAGATTCATGCTGCAAAGGTGTACACATATTCAGCTTTCCAGAAATTCAAAGAAGAAGCCATCTTCTTAATTGATACATGTAGAACAGGAGGTTTCACTGAGAGAGTCGAGCTAGAGGTAACTACTGTCAAAGATTCATCCAGGAAGAAGAATTTTGAAGTTGCATACAGTCAAGGTAgtttacacttcctataccttaacatttacacttttccagttcataacatttacactttctagtTCATGATATTTACACTTTCAatgatattacatttacactttcaaatgatatgacatttacactttcaaaggataaatgatatgacatttacacttcctataacataacatttacacttcttataacttaacatttacactttacagttcatgacatttacactttacattatatgacatttacactttccatgatattacatttacactttcaatgatatgacatttacacttcctataacttaacatttacacttcttataaattaaaatttacactttacagttcatgacatttacactttacattatatgacatttacactttccatgatattacatttacacttcctataccttaacatttacacttttccagttcatgacatttacacttttaatgatatttacactttcaatgatattacatttacactttcaatgatatgacatttacacttcctatgacttaacatttacactttacagttcatgacatttacacttcctataacttaacatttacacttctaataactaacatttacactttacagttcatgacatttacactttacatcatatgacatttacactttacatcatatgacatttacactttctgtttttatctcatttaaatttctataacttaacatttacacttctaataacttaacatttacactttacagttcatgccatttacacttcctataagtttacatttacacttctaataacttaacatttacactttacaattatgatcggagccatttcgtgttcacaattaagcatatgtggtcgttggtcaatggtcgatacaaaacacaatttatacttcacaaacaactctacaattagtaaagaggcaagtaaaggtcggatcccaagggacgggtattgaaatgaagattctattgtaactagtggtgtctaggggtgtcacaaattgggttgatgtagaaggttactaaactaagatagcaatgaaaataaactaacaagataaatgaaataagggatgtaaacaattgattaaaagcactagggtgtcatgggttcataggggaatcatgggatatgatcatacaaacatgttctcaaattataagcaagcaattattgttgtgatggattgagttgggttatatcttacaatcctaggaaagtttgggtcccggagccgaatctcttggattgtacaacacctacaagtcgacttaatcttccctacttaacacatgcatggtctaacaagactcgagttgggttatgtcttacaagtcaagttgaaaggatagaagatgatagtaaatgcaaggattcataggcttagcatttcatcaaatataacatgtgcatgtattaagatcaaaacaagcaagcaaataagatatgaaagcatattaatttaagcatgaatcattccccatgttggtttccctaatcacccattaaaccctagctaagagactactcactcattatcatattgatcatgctagaaaggttgtcaatcatactaacataatgaaacatgatgaataaatgaaagtaattagcaataattaaaaagggattaagagattatacctactaatgattccaataataaagcaagaataatagaagtacttgaatcctagattgagaggttgtcaatctcccaataataacccaaataatcttcaattacccaaaataaagtaagaacaagagagagattaaagaactaaaacttggattaaaacttgattaatatttgattacaatattgaagagagatttgattgatattaactacactaattattgataagaagaacatgctcctctaattagactaatggggtatttatagtgaaaattagggaggatgcattagggttaactaagggctaaactagtaattacactttttaagttgagcaaggagcctccgggattatccgagagaagggcttctcttatcgatgcttgaggaatgaaaacgtctttgtctttgcgatccgtgcggatgggagtcgggacggccggatctgggccgaggaatccgagcggattcttgggcaagacgctcggatcggcggcgggggaatccgagcggattcctttgcgggacgctcggattggcgaggatggacggattctctacaatccgttcggattgtagttcagcaagtttccttcttctttttcttcccttttcttcatgaattccttgaggatttccttggggactcaaggatccttttctcaacattgctcttctactatgctatgtacaaaggccttctagtcttgtctctccttgatgcttggtcattgaatatgatcaatttagccttgttttgccatgaaaatgcaagattcttactcctttcctaccaagggatcaaaatctcaaagaatatgcaaaacaaagaactaaagataagaaatgacccaaataggcactaaaaagcatagaaacaatcgtaattcgggggctaaatatgcgccaattatggtcacatcaaattcatgacatttacactttacatcatatgacatttacactttccatgatATGTCATTTACAGTTtctgtttttatctcatttaaattTCTATATAATCAGTTACACTATTTTGCTATAGTGACcgtacatcatatgacatttacactttctgtttttatctcatttaaattcctataacttaacatttacacttctaataacttaacatttacactttacaattcatgacatttacactttacatcatatgacatttacactttccatgatATGTCATTTACAGTTtctgtttttatctcatttaaattTCTATATAATCAGTTACACTATTTTTAACATTCACACTTACATGCTAGCTTTAACTAATGACACAGGTACACGTAAAGCAAGCTGCAGTTTTACGATGGTTGAAAGAACCGGAATCCTATGCCGCCATATAATATGGATTTTTTCAGCAAGTGGGATAAAGACTATACCAGAAGATTATGTTGTAAATAGATGGATGAAAGAGTATCTCCGATTTAGGATTTTCAATAGTAATGGTGAAGGGACAGAAAACATGCAAGTCACCGATGAAAAACAAATTGCAATGTCAAtaatgtggtcagaagttcatgaaGCTGTAGGGCTCCTTCGAGACAAAGGAGTAGCTGATGTTGAAAGCTTTTCCGCTGTAATTAGGGCATTTAAAGAGTCGCTGTCACCATTAGTGGAAGTGTTGAATAAAAAACAACAAATGGAGAAATTTCTGAATTGTACGGCATGTGAGGTAGTGACGATATTGCCACCAAAGAATTCGAAAACAAGGGTACCGGAAAAAGATTGTTGTCAGCcaaaacaaaagcaatggtgttggctaggaaacccaaaggtaagtgtaagaattgcaagagaatgacaaatcacgacaagaggaactgccctaacccctTCTCAGCAGACACACCATTGTGCGAAGGGTCGTCTGAACCAGAAGAGGATGAAGGAGAGGAGGACGTAGAGCTGGAATCAGAACAAGAATAGACGTTAGAGCAGTGACAAATGTTGCTCTATATATTTTgagtgtgtaactttaatctttgATGTGCTATAACTGGAGCGAGGGAGTAGGAATTGGTCTCATGGCAGTGTAACTTTGAACTGCAGTTGGTGTAACTTTTAGTAACACCAACGTTAGAGTTACA from Silene latifolia isolate original U9 population chromosome 10, ASM4854445v1, whole genome shotgun sequence encodes:
- the LOC141607958 gene encoding protein FAR1-RELATED SEQUENCE 9-like, producing MDQQRHTQKQLDNMDKHSSATASTHLALEIHAAKVYTYSAFQKFKEEAIFLIDTCRTGGFTERVELEVTTVKDSSRKKNFEVAYSQGTRKASCSFTMVERTGILCRHIIWIFSASGIKTIPEDYVVNRWMKEYLRFRIFNSNGEGTENMQVTDEKQIAMSIMWSEVHEAVGLLRDKGVADVESFSAVIRAFKESLSPLVEVLNKKQQMEKFLNCTACEYDNVYTFNNSFI